The DNA region TGAGGAATTGCTTGCTTTTCTGTATGAACAAAAATTTGACCAAAACATAAAACTTTTATTTAATATGATTTTTGGTGAAAATATAACTGCTTTAGGAAGAAAAATCTTGGAAAACGCAGATCTATCACAATTTGATTTAAATGATATAAAATATTTAAAATTATTTATTCAAATTTTATTAGCTATCAAGAAAGCAGAAAATAAAGATGAAATGCATTTACCAGACAAAGTAAAAAAAGATACAGTATTGTTGAAGGATTATAAAAAAATTATAAACTTAGATAAAATACTAAAAGAGAGCAATATAAATTTAATTGAAGATGAATTGATTTATATGTGGTTTAATTTAACAGATTATAAGTCATTGTTTGATAAAGATGATGAATCTTCTTATGTAGATTATGAAGTAATATCAAAAGAAATTATTGAAGAAATTTCTACAAAAATAAACGCATCTATAGAAAATGACAAACAACTTATAAAAGATTTGTCACAGCATTTTAGACGAACTTTTAATGTATTAAATTTAGGGTTAAAAGTAATAAACCCACTTGCTGATGAGATAGAACAGCATTATTTAGAACTCTTTAATGTTATAAATAATGTATCAAAGTTAGTATTTTCAAGGTATAATCTTAAGATTCCAAAGGAAGAGGTTGGATATATAACATTGCATATAGATGTTGCACTACAAAGAAAACAGACTTTATTAAAAAAGCTAAATGTATTAATTGTATGTCCATCAAGTATTGGATCTGCAAGGATATTGGAAAGTAAAATAAAATTTATATTTCCTGATATTGGTAATATATCCATAAACGCTTTACATGATATAGATAAATATATAGAAAATAATGAATACGATTTAATTTTATCTACTGTACCAATTAAATTAGCACCTGATATAAAAAAAGTAATTGTAGTATCACCCTTTATGATAAAGGAAGATATAGAAAAGATTAATGAATTTATTCTAAATTTAAAAGTAACTAATGAAGCAAACAATGATGAACTTATTGATATGCAATTAAATACAGTGACAGACAACGAATACGAGACAGTAAATACAATAATTAAAAATTTTCAGGTGAATACTACCAATGCCAAAAGTGTTGAAAGTTTGGTGAATTCTGTAGTAGATGACATTAAGAATTTAGGCTTGATAAAAGATAAAGATGTGTTGAAAAATGCTATTTTAAGAAGAGAAGAGAAGGGAAATATAGTAGTACAGGGAACCAATGTAGCACTTCTGCATACTAGAATTCAAGAGCTAACAGTTCCTTTTGTAGGAGTTTATCATGTTGAAGAACCAATTATAAGCCAAGGTATAGGTTTTTCGAAAGAAAATGTAAATACTTTTCTTGTAATGGTTGCAAGAAATGAAGAGAGTAATTATATACTTCAATTTTTAGGCAGAATAAGTATTGCATTGATTGAAAATAAGGAATTTATAGAAAATTTAAAATCAAGTAATTTAATAGATATTAGAAAACAATTAATAAATATAGGAAATGAGGAGGGGGAAATAAAATGAAAAAAGAAGTTTTAGCAGTAGAAAATATTCAATTAAATGTAGATTCGGAATCAAAAAATGAAGCTATAGAAAGAGTAGGAAAGCTTTTGGTATCAAAAGGTTATGTAAAAGAAAATTATATTGATGGAATGAAAGCTAGGGAAGAAGAAGTTACAACATATATGGGAAATGGAGTGGCTATACCTCATGGAATGAATGAATACAAGAAAGAAATAATGAATTCAGGAATAGTCATTGCACAATATCCTAAGGGGGTTGATTTTGGGTCTGGTAATACTGCTTATGTAGTAATAGGCATAGCTGGAATAGGTGATGAGCATATGGAGATATTGTCTAAAATAGCTTTAACAATTCAATATGAAGAAAATGTTGAAAAGCTTAGAAGAGCAAAGACAGCAGAAGAAGTTATATTAATCATAAATGAGGGGGAAATGTAATATGAAAGCAGTTCATTTTGGAGCAGGTAATATAGGAAGAGGATTCATTGGATATTTATTATCAAAGTCAGAGTATGATATCACTTTTGTTGATATATCAGATTTTTTAGTAGATAATATAAATGAATATGGTAAATATAAAGTTATAACTTTAAGTGATTCAAAGAGTGAAGAAGAAATTGATAATGTAAAGGCTGTAAGTTTAAATGACACAGAGAAATTAGAAAAAATTATTTTAGAAGCAGATTTAATTACCACTTCTATTGGCGCAAATAACTTAAAGAGTACAGGTGAATTATTAAATAAGCTTTTGATGAAAAGGTTTAAAATATGTGGAGATAAATTACTGGATATAATTGCATGTGAAAATGCTCTAT from Clostridium pasteurianum BC1 includes:
- a CDS encoding BglG family transcription antiterminator yields the protein MEGITTRQQFTLNKILNEEAISLDDLHKQLEISERTILREISSINKFLRKYHLSIYYDNNSSLTVSGNKEKIEELRESLSSIPLQWLINREQRQILIACELLVNKEPVKASYYSNKFNVVLGSISLDLDGIAKWAESKKLCLIRNRNIGIIIEGSEWNKRNALVDLIFRYRPYEELLAFLYEQKFDQNIKLLFNMIFGENITALGRKILENADLSQFDLNDIKYLKLFIQILLAIKKAENKDEMHLPDKVKKDTVLLKDYKKIINLDKILKESNINLIEDELIYMWFNLTDYKSLFDKDDESSYVDYEVISKEIIEEISTKINASIENDKQLIKDLSQHFRRTFNVLNLGLKVINPLADEIEQHYLELFNVINNVSKLVFSRYNLKIPKEEVGYITLHIDVALQRKQTLLKKLNVLIVCPSSIGSARILESKIKFIFPDIGNISINALHDIDKYIENNEYDLILSTVPIKLAPDIKKVIVVSPFMIKEDIEKINEFILNLKVTNEANNDELIDMQLNTVTDNEYETVNTIIKNFQVNTTNAKSVESLVNSVVDDIKNLGLIKDKDVLKNAILRREEKGNIVVQGTNVALLHTRIQELTVPFVGVYHVEEPIISQGIGFSKENVNTFLVMVARNEESNYILQFLGRISIALIENKEFIENLKSSNLIDIRKQLINIGNEEGEIK
- a CDS encoding PTS sugar transporter subunit IIA, whose protein sequence is MKKEVLAVENIQLNVDSESKNEAIERVGKLLVSKGYVKENYIDGMKAREEEVTTYMGNGVAIPHGMNEYKKEIMNSGIVIAQYPKGVDFGSGNTAYVVIGIAGIGDEHMEILSKIALTIQYEENVEKLRRAKTAEEVILIINEGEM